From one Luteolibacter sp. SL250 genomic stretch:
- the ndk gene encoding nucleoside-diphosphate kinase: protein MALETTLILFKPDAVQKNLTGEVLARFLKEGFVIRGIKMLALSDEILAEHYSHIADKPFFPSVRGFMQEAPVIALALEGENVIGRVRDLLGPTDSTQAPAGTIRGDFGFKDSESKMRNVCHASDSPEAAEAEIKRFFQPGEVFKF from the coding sequence ATGGCTCTTGAGACCACTTTGATTTTGTTCAAGCCGGATGCGGTTCAGAAAAACCTCACCGGTGAGGTGCTTGCCCGTTTCCTGAAGGAAGGTTTCGTCATCCGCGGCATCAAGATGCTCGCGCTGAGCGACGAGATCCTCGCGGAGCACTACTCCCACATCGCCGACAAGCCGTTCTTCCCGTCCGTGCGCGGCTTCATGCAGGAGGCTCCGGTGATCGCCCTCGCCCTGGAAGGTGAGAACGTGATCGGGCGCGTGCGCGACCTCCTCGGACCGACCGACTCCACCCAGGCTCCCGCCGGCACCATCCGCGGTGACTTCGGCTTCAAGGACAGCGAGTCCAAGATGCGCAACGTCTGCCACGCCTCCGACTCCCCGGAAGCGGCGGAAGCGGAGATCAAGCGCTTCTTCCAGCCCGGCGAAGTCTTCAAGTTTTGA